The following are encoded in a window of Acinonyx jubatus isolate Ajub_Pintada_27869175 chromosome D4, VMU_Ajub_asm_v1.0, whole genome shotgun sequence genomic DNA:
- the CHMP5 gene encoding charged multivesicular body protein 5: MNRFFGKAKPKAPPPSLTDCIGTVDSRAESIDKKISRLDAELVKYKDQIKKMREGPAKNMVKQKALRVLKQKRMYEQQRDNLAQQSFNMEQANYTIQSLKDTKTTVDAMKLGVKEMKKAYKQVKIDQIEDLQDQLEDMMEDASEIQEALSRSYGTPELDEDDLEAELDALGDELLADEDSSYLDEAASAPAIPEGVPTDTKNKDGVLVDEFGLPQIPAS; this comes from the exons ATGAACCGATTCTTCGGAAAAGCGAAACCCAAGGCTCCGCCGCCCAGCCTGACTGACTGCATTGGCACG GTGGACAGCAGGGCAGAATCTATTGACAAGAAGATTTCTCGACTGGATGCTGAGCTAGTGAAGTATAAGGATCAGATCAAGAAGATGAGAGAGGGTCCTGCCAAG aATATGGTCAAACAGAAAGCCTTGAGGGTTTTAAAGCAAAAGCGGAT GTATGAGCAGCAGCGGGACAATCTCGCCCAACAGTCATTTAACATGGAACAAGCCAATTACACCATCCAGTCATTGAAGGACACCAAGACCACG GTTGATGCTATGAAACTGGGagtaaaggaaatgaagaaagcatACAAGCAAGTGAAAATTGACCAGATTGAG GATTTACAAGACCAGCTAGAAGATATGATGGAAGATGCCagtgaaatccaagaagcactgAGCCGTAGTTATGGCACCCCAGAATTAGACGAAGATGACCTGGAAGCAG AGTTGGATGCACTGGGTGACGAGCTTCTGGCTGATGAAGACAGTTCTTACTTGGATGAAGCGGCATCTGCACCTGCAATTCCAGAAGGCGTTCCCACTGACACAAAGAATAAG GATGGAGTCCTGGTGGATGAATTTGGATTACCACAGATCCCTGCTTCATAG